The genomic stretch GCTTGGTTGGAAAAAGAAACCACAGATTTTGTAGATGGAAAGTTAGAGTTTAACCCGGAAGCCGGGGAAAAGAAAGATGTGTATACGGTATTGCTTACGATGAGTCGGAATGTAGGGGATAAGGAACAACGGATTGTTATTTCTGGTGATTCGGACGTGATTGGAAATGAAGCGTTAACATCTGGGTTTACAGGTATTAACGCCTCGAATTATAGTATTATTAATGGTTCGTTCCGTTGGTTGTCTTACGATGAATTCCCGATTGATACGCGAAGAGCTGATTATATCGATTCAAACATAAGACTCCCCAAAGGATGTCGTTCCCTGGTAAATTGGGGATGTATGGCAATATTCCCATTATGTATTGCCGCTTTAGGGATCATGATAATATTCCGTAGACAACGAAAATAAGAGGGTTATGGCAAATAAAATAGTTGAAGTAAAGCATCTTTCCCATCGTTATAGTGTGGATTGGGCAATTAAGGATATTAATTTTGAGATTAGTACAAAAGGGGTGTTCGGACTGTTAGGCTCTAATGGTGCGGGAAAGTCAACCACGATGAATATTATTTGTAACGTGTTGACCCAGATAGAAGGAGACGTTTTTATTAACGGTGTGGATTTACGAAAAGATCCTATAACAGCTAAAAAGTTTATCGGATTTTTACCTCAAAAGGCTCCTTTGCATACGGATATGACGGTGGATGAGTACCTGTATCATTGTGCTGACATTCGTTTAATGCCAAAATCAGAGATTCCTGTTGCCGTGGAACGGGCAAAGGCAAAGTGTGGTATTGCTCATTTTAGCAAACGAGTTATTAGTAATCTTTCCGGGGGATATCAGCAACGGGTCGGGATTGCCCAGTCGATCATTCATGATCCGATGTTTGTTATTTTGGATGAACCCACGAATGGACTGGATCCAAACCAGATTATCGAGATTCGACGATTGATCCGGGAGATTGCCGAAGAACGTGCCGTGTTAATATCCACGCATATTTTGCCTGAGGTACAAGCCGCTTGTGATTATATCATGATGATCGAGCATGGAAATATGGTGTTTAAGGGGTCTATTGAAGAGTTTAATAATTACATGGATCCGAGTGTACTGTTGGTTATAATGCATAATGCCCCGGAGGGGGATAGCGAGTTGCTGAAAATAGAGGGAATGGAAAGGGTTGAACGTTTGACTCGTACTCGTTTCCGTCTTCATTTTAAAGGGGATGATAGTATCGTGAGTCGTGTTGTTAATGAAGCAGTTCGTAATAATTGGCATTTACGGGAGATTTCTTTAGAGAAAGAATCTTTGGATAAGGTATTTGCCAAGTTGTCAGGTAAATTTTAAAAGTATTTGAATTCATGAGGACAATAATGAGAATAATGAAAACAGAGCTGAGAGTTCTGTTTTTCTCCCCGATTGCCTGGATGGTATTGATCGTGTTCGCATTTCAAGCCGGGTTGGCTTATTGTGGTGGGTTGAGTGATGAATTACGTAGTTTGGCAATGGGATATAAGCCATTTAACACAACCGTTAACCTGATCGGGGGATATAGTGGTGTATATACAGAGATGCTGAATAATCTGTATCTTTATATACCTTTATTGACGATGGGGTTAATGAGTCGGGAGTTAAGTAGCGGTTCGATAAAATTACTTTATTCTTCCCCGGTATCTAATTTACAAATAGTTTTAGGTAAATATTTGTCGGTTGTTGTTTATGGTTTGATTCTTGTGGTGATGTTGTTGATTCCGATGATTTTTACTGTATTCTCAGTGAAAGATGCCGATATTCCCTTTATGTTTACAGCGTTGCTAGGGGTTTTTCTTACCGTTTGTGCCTATGCTGCGATTGGTTTGTTTATGTCTACAATTACTAAATATCAGGTGGTTGCAGCAATCGGGACCTTGGCTGTATTGGCCGTATTGAATTTTATCGGGAAGGTAGGACAAGATATAGATTTCGTTCGTGATTTGACTTATTGGTTATCAATATCAGGACGTTCAAAAGTTTTTCTGGAAGGGATGATATGTAGTAAGGATATATTTTATTTCGTGTTAGTCATATTTATGTTCCTTACTTTCACGTTTATCAAGTTACAGGGAGAGCGATTGAAGCGTTCGGCATTGAGAAGTAGCATAAGTTATGTAATGGTTTTGGTGATTGTTTTAGTCGTAGGCTATTTTTCTTCTCGTCCGATGATGATTGCTTATTACGATGCTACTGCAACGAAACGGAACACGTTGACGGAAAATAGTCAGAGGGTCATGGAAAAAATGGATGGAGGCTTGACTTTGACTACTTATGTGAACTTGTTGGATGAAACTTGGTATAATGGCTCTCCGGAAGGGAAG from Butyricimonas virosa encodes the following:
- a CDS encoding ABC transporter ATP-binding protein, which translates into the protein MANKIVEVKHLSHRYSVDWAIKDINFEISTKGVFGLLGSNGAGKSTTMNIICNVLTQIEGDVFINGVDLRKDPITAKKFIGFLPQKAPLHTDMTVDEYLYHCADIRLMPKSEIPVAVERAKAKCGIAHFSKRVISNLSGGYQQRVGIAQSIIHDPMFVILDEPTNGLDPNQIIEIRRLIREIAEERAVLISTHILPEVQAACDYIMMIEHGNMVFKGSIEEFNNYMDPSVLLVIMHNAPEGDSELLKIEGMERVERLTRTRFRLHFKGDDSIVSRVVNEAVRNNWHLREISLEKESLDKVFAKLSGKF